The following proteins are encoded in a genomic region of Cryptomeria japonica chromosome 11, Sugi_1.0, whole genome shotgun sequence:
- the LOC131032497 gene encoding uncharacterized protein LOC131032497 isoform X2, with the protein MDVFKRRQFDPVEKAKIWIYTCNCNGDFRACTKFISFFLQIEAREPLREKFKFWRSFLDDKIKGTPVPKFGSAPQDKLRIIAFLNDLDHYEDLVLVQVLQVLNTVLKVCEINFIVALDKNIIRKAFQTSSENEDDVDHFISRIVELPVILVHPAVDEWGKNDNPIAKDEAIPTENN; encoded by the exons ATGGATGTTTTTAAACGGCGTCAATTTGACCCAGTGGAAAAAGCTAAAATATGGATCTATACCTGCAACTGTAATGGCGATTTTCGTGCCTGCACCAAGTTCATCagtttctttcttcaaattgaagCCCGTGAGCCATTAC gtgaaaaattcaaattttggcggAGTTTCCTAGACGACAAGATTAAGGGCACTCCTGTTCCCAAATTTGGCTCAGCTCCACAAGATAAGCTCCGTATAatagcctttctcaatgacctcgATCATTATGAAGACTTAGTTTTAGTGCAG GTGTTGCAGGTCTTAAACACGGTACTTAAAGTCTGTGAAATCAACTTTATTGTAGCCcttgacaagaatattattagaaAGGCATTTCAAACTTCTTCAGAGAATGAGGATGATGTCGACCACTTTATTAGCAGAATTGTGGAACTGCCAGTCATCCTAGTACACCCAGCAGTTGACGAGTGGGGGAAAAACGACAACCCTATAGCAAAAGATGAGGCCATACCCACAGAAAATAATTGA